Within the Laspinema palackyanum D2c genome, the region CATAGAAAAGCCATAAAAATTGGGCCTGGGTTCAGGACGAGGGGGATGCCATGCAAGCTATCAATTCAAAATTACAAGAACTGATTAACGACAACGAGGGGCAGTATCTGAGTTCCGGGGATTTGCAAGGGATGAAACGATATCTGCAAACCTTTGGAGAACGGGTGAAAACCTACGAAATGTTGCGAGAGAAGGGAGACCTGCTGGTTCGTCATGCTTTGAAAAAGTTTATGTCCCTGCATCCAGACATTATGCAGAAGCACGGACAGCGCTGCTATTACGATATGACTCAGGTGATGCGATACAGTGCCTTAGCGATTCTCAAAGATGACCCGCGCTTTTTTAATGATTCCTTGGTGTTGTGGCAATGTAATATTTTGACGGCCTATCAGAGACAAAATTCCTGTGGGGTAGCCTATCGTTGTTTGAAAGAAACGACTCATGCTCATTTACCCAGTAGTGCGAATCAGTACCTTGATCCGTATATTAATCGGATGATTGAGGCCTTAGATATTCCCCCGAAACTGATGGCCAATGTGCAGAAAGCGGCGATCGCCAACTAGCATTTCCCCAGGGATATCTGAAGCCAAGGGACTAGAGACCCAGTTTCAGTGAGCCAGAAACCGCCTCAGTCCTCAATATATCGGGACAATTATACCAATCGGTTTATCCAAATAGAGGAGCAGACCATGAGCTTACAAGAGCCAGTGACGATGAAGCAGAAAGCCTCCGTTGAAGAACGAGAAGGGGTGCTGCGACAAATTTATCATCAAGTCTTGGAACGGCAACCTTATCAGTTTGAACGGAAAAAGTTAGGGGGATTAGAGAAAGAATTTATCAAGGGAAAAATTGGAATTCGGCATTTTTTGAAGAGTATTGCCGTCTCTTCAATTTATTTGGAAAGTTTCTATGAGAAAAGTTCCAACGTCAAGTTTATTGAGAATGCGTTTAAGCATTTTTTAGGCCGATCGCCCCATGATGAAGCGGAAATCCGTGAATGCGATTGGTTACTGGTTGAACATGGTGTGGGGGCAATGGTATCGGCCTTGATTGACTCGGAAGAGTATCGCAAGGTTTATGGGTCCTTGACCGTTCCCTATTGGCATCCCCATCGCTATGAATCACCGAATGATTATTTAGAAAACCGTTGGTTAGGACGGGAACACGCGGGCGATCGCGGATGGGCGATTCCCACCCTGTATTGGCATGAACTCCATCTCGATTGCACCGGAGGCACTTGTCGGCCCTCTTGGGCCCCCTCCTCACGAGTCCGGGAATCTTGAATCTGGAGTCTGATGTCAGCTATTCTGCAAAGGGGTGCGAGTTTTCGCACCCCTTTGTGATCCAGGCAGGGTGGCGATCGCCCCGTTTGATCCAGGAACCCCTCAAAATTAGCCCCCTTCTGGCCAAGATTTCACCCGGGTTCTAGCACAGTCACAAAATTACCTTTAAAATCAGTGAGCAGGTGGGGGTGGTAACCGCTACCCTGTGCTTAGGGTTGTAACCGAGGCCAACTATCAGGTTAGTCTACATTCAAAGCGCGAGCGGAAAGCGGCTGTGTCAAAATGCTTTCCCTTGCCCATTCCATGCCTCCCTTCCAAGCGATAAAACATTGAATCCGTGGCAAGTGAAGGGGACGCCCTCATCCTCACCCTTGCTTTCCCCCACTGGAGTCCAGCAACGGGGGACTAAAAGCTCTCGAAGGCGTCTTATCATAAACAATAGAGATTCTTATGACACCGATGGATTAATCCACATTTTGAGGGCAAAGAGGTGCAGCTTCTACAGTGGTTTTCTCAGGATTGATGTTCTCTACGCCTGGGTAAATGACGCCGGATTGTTTCGCTCAGGTCAAAAGAACCCGTTTGGGTCCGATTCAGCGGTGAGCCTCCATAACGATGGCCCTGGGGTGGGGCGCGATGATTCAATGAGGAGAGTCGGTATCAATGGGGTGTCACCAAACATCCCCTGTGAAGAAACAAAATCCAAACCGGGCAAATCAAGGGTCTACCTCCGCCGATTGTCTCAGTTGTTATTGAGCCGTAAAGGGGGGTAAGTCCGTGACAACAACCCACCGTTGAACTGGGGATCAAACCTTTTTCATTCTAACGCCTACCTATCGACTATTGTTGAGACTCATGACGATCTCGCTTAAAGGCTACACCATCATTGAAAAAATTTACGAAGGTGTCAACACCATTGTTTATCGAGCTCAACGAGAACTCGACGACCAACGAGTGATCCTCAAACTGCTCAAAGCCGAGTACCCCACTCCGGAGGAACTGGCTAAACTTCACCATGAATATGAAATTACGCGAAATTTGAACAGTTCTGGGATCATCAAGGTGTATGCCTTGGAAACCTTTGAATATAATCAGCTTGCCCTCGTCCTAGAGGATATGGGCGGGGTTTCTCTCAAACACTATTTGACGGGAATTCGGTTAAATTTAAAAGAATTTTTACAGATTGCCATCCAACTGACGGAAATTTTAGGGGAAATTCATAACGCCCATATTATTCATCGCGATCTTCATCCTTTAAATATTATTATTCAGGGAAAAACCCAGCAAGTCAAAATTACAGATTTTAGTATTTCCATCGGACAAAAGGGCATCAATCCCGGGGCGATCGAGGGAACCTTGCCCTATATGTCCCCGGAGCAAACGGGGCGGATGAATCGTGAACTGGATTATCGGTCCGACTTTTATTCTCTTGGGGTGACCTTTTATGAAATGCTCCTGGGGGAACTGCCCTTTAAAGGGACAGACCCGATGGAAATTGTCCATGCCCATTTAGCCAAAAATCCCCGTCCCCTCACGGAAGTTAAACCAGAAATTCCCCGGGTAGTTTCTAATATCGTGATGAAACTGTTGGCAAAAAATCCGGAAGACCGCTATCAAAGTGCTTATGGACTCAAAGGGGATCTGGTCACCTGTTTGACGCAACTGAACGAAACGGGCAAAATCGCGAAATTCGCCCTAGGGACGGCGGATTTATCCGGGGAACTGCTCGTTTCTGAAAAACTCTATGGGCGCGATCGCGAACTGGCGCTTCTCCAAGAAGCCTACTGGAGAATCCGCCGCCAAGCGCCGGTCATTTCCGCCATTTCAGGACCGGACAAAACCGGCGAACTCCCCTCCTCATCCTGTGAAATTGTTCTAATTTCCGGCTATTCCGGGGTGGGAAAATCGGCCCTACTTCAGGCGATGCCCCAACCCCTGAACCGACAAACCGGCTATTTTATTTCGGGCAAATTTGAGCGGTATAGAAGCAATATCCCCTACGGGGGACTGATTGAAGCCTTCGAGCAATTAATTCGCTTGATTTTAAGCGAAAGTGAAGACCGCATTACCGCATGGCGAGAGCAAATTTTATTGCAACTGGGCCAAAATGGTCAAGTCATTATTGACCTGATTCCGGAGGTGGAACTGATTATTGGCAAACAGCCCCCGGTCCCGGTTCTACCCCCTTCAGAATCCCAGAATCGCTTAAGTGTTGTCTTTCAAAAATTCCTGAGCGTTTTTACGACTCAAGACCATCCTCTGGTGCTATTTTTAGATGATTTACATTGGGCGGATGCGGCATCGATGACCCTGTTACAGGCGATCGTCAGTGCATCCGATCGCCAATGTTTGTTACTCATTGGTGCCTATCCCGAAAACGAAATCGATAGCCCTCGCCATCCGTTACTCCAAATGATTCGGCGGTTTCAACAGTCCGGAGTGCGGATAACGCCGATCGCCCTGGAACCTTTAAATATCGAATGTCTTAACCAACTGATTGCCGATACCCTCAGCTGTCCCACGGTGCGATCGCGACCCCTAGCAGAACTCGTTTACCAGAAAACTCATGGCAATCCTTTTTTCGTAAGGATGCTGCTCAAGTCCCTCATCCAAGATAATCTACTGGTTTGTAACCTCAGTGCAGGGCGTTGGGAGTGGGATCTCCCCCGAATTGAGCAACTTTCCATCACGGATAATGTGGTGGATTTAATGGTCAACAAAATTCAACAGCTTCCTGAATCTACCCAAAATGCCTTACAAGTTGCCGCTTGTATCGGGAATATATTTTATATTGATATTCTAGCCCTCGTCAATGAAAAATCCCTCTCCGCTACCGCTACAGACCTCCAGGAAGCGGTACAGCAAGGGTTAATTTTACCCATCGCCAATACTTATAAAATCCCCTTAATTTTTGGCCATGAGGAACCCGTTGCCTTGCCGGTAGATAACTTAGTGGTCGCCTATCAGTTCTTGCACGATCGCGTGGCCCAGGTCGCCTATTCTCTGATTTCTGAGGAGCGGAAACAACAGGTTCACCTCAAAGTTGGAAAACTCCTCCTCAAACATTGCACCGCCGAAGAACGGGAAGAAAAATTATTCGAGATTGTCAATCATTTGAACATTGGCTTGAGTTTAATTGCCTCTCAGTCGGAAAACAGTAAAATCGCTCACCTCAATTTCCTAGCCGGTCAAAAAGCCAAGACGACAATGGCTTATGAAAATGCGGTTAAATATCTATCCAAATCCCTTCAGTTACTCCCCGAAGATACCTGGATTTCCCGCTATGAGTTCACCTTAAATCTCTACAATGAATTAATTGAAGCCGAATATTTAGTTGCCAATTACGCCCGAGCCAACCACCTGGCCCAGGATGCTCTCAAAAATACCCGAACCTTATTAGAAAAGATTGATATCTACGAAAAGAAAATTCAATCTTATGTGTCTCAGAATCAAATGGAGAAGGCTATCAATACCGGGGGGATGGTCCTGCAACTGCTGGGAATCACCCTGCCGAAACAGCCGAATCAATTCCATCGGATTTGGGGAGCAATCCGCACCAAATGGATTCTCAAAAACAAGACCCTTGAAGATTTAGCGGCGTTGCCACATATCAGCAATCCGCAACAGTTGGCTGCCATGAGAATTTTAGTCGCTATGACCCCAGCAGCTTATGTCTCTTCAGTCAATATGCTGCATCTGGTAGTCTACACCATGATAGACCTCTGTGTAAAACATGGAAATTCTGTGCTTTCTGCCTTTGCCTACGGGTTTTATGGGGTGCTGTTGTATGGTTCTTGGTCGGATATTAAGGGAGGCGATCGCAGTGGTGAACTCGCCTTACGACTGCTAGAGCAATTTGACGATAAAACCATGAAAGCGAAGGTGGGAGATTTAGTCTATGCCCATATCAAACACGCCAAAATTTCCCTTCAGGATACCATCGACCCCTTAAAAAATGCCTTTAATGCGGGCTTAGAAACCGGGGATATCGAATGGGCGGGACACGCGGCCCTGCATTATTGCAATCATAATTTATTTCGGGGAGAACCCCTAGAGGCAGTGGCTGCCGAGTCTGACCATTATATTGCTTGGATGGTCCAACTCAAACTAGATTTTCATGTCCATTATGCGCGGATTTGGCGACAATTCATACTCAACTTACAAGGAGAATTACCCAATCCCTGCCTCTTGAGTGGAGAGAGCTTTGAGGAAGAAACCCTGCTCCCCACCTTGATTGAATCCAACAATACCATGTCAGTGTTTGCGGCCTATCTGGCCAAAACTATCTTATGTTATTTATTTGGAGAATATGAACAGGCGGTTTATTATGCTGCCTTAGCGGAGAATTATCAACAGGGTGTGGTGGGATTGGTCAGTGTTAATGAACACAATTTTTACCAGTCTTTAGCCTTACTTGCTCTCTATCCCCAAGGGACACCCGTCCAGAAAATCAAAGCGTTGGCGCGGGTCCAACTAGCCCAACGCCAAATGAAGCGATGGGCTTTACACGCGCCACAAAACTATCGACATAAGTATGAATTGGTTGAGGCGGAAAAAGCCCGGGTTTTAGGACGAAAAGTGGCGGCGATGACCCATTACGATCGCGCCATCAAATCCGCCCGCAAATATGGCTACATTCATGAAGCGGCGATCGCCTGCGAACGGGCAGGAGAATTTTATCAGCAACTCAACCTCGATAAAATCACCTCCACCTATATCACCGAAGCCTATTATGCCTATCTGCGCTGGGGGGCCACTCGCAAAGTCAGCGACCTCGATGCCGCCTATTCCCATTCCATCGCCCGGGGAAGTCTGGAGGGACAGGGGGGAGGGGGAGTCATGAGCACCACCACCACTATTTCCACCACCACTGGCTCTCATGCCGGTTTACTCGATTTAACCGCCTTTGTTAAAGCCTCCGCTGCCATTAATGGGGAAATTGTCCTGGATAATCTGCTCACAAAATTGATGAAAATTGTCATGGAAAATGCGGGAGCAGAGACCATCTCTTTAATCTTAGAAACCCAGAATAAACTTTATATTGAGGCCACCGGAACCACCCACGAAACTGAGGTGATGATCGGCCAACATATCCCGGTGGAAAACAGCAGTCGCCTACCCTTGACTATCATCAACTATGTCGCCCGGACTCAGGAATCCGTGGTGATTAAAGAGGCGATCGCCGAGGAACGCTTCATCCATGACCAATATATTATCGACTATCAACCCCAATCCATCCTTTGTGCGCCTATCGTTCATCAGGGCAAACTCATCGGCATTCTGTACTTAGAAAATAACATCACCACCGGGGCCTTTACCCCGGACCGCTTGGAAGTGCTCAAACTCCTCTCCTCCCAAGCAGCAATTTCGATTGAAAATGCCCGCCTCTATACCAACTTACTCACCTCATCGGAAGAGTTAGAAACCAAAAATCGGGCCTTGCAAGACCTCGATGACCTCAAAGATGAATTTCTCGCCAGTACCTCCCATGAACTCTGCACTCCCCTGAATGGAATTATCGGCATTACCGAATCTATGTTAGATGGGGCCACCGGAGACCTCAGCGAGTTGCAACGGGCTAATCTGTCCCTCGTCGTCTCTAGTGGTCAAACTCTGGCGCAATTGGTGCAGGATTTGCTCGACTTTTCCAAGCTCAAGCATAAAAATATCCAACTTGACCTTAAACCCTTGGGAATGCGGGAAATTACCAATGTCGTCCTCACGATCTGTCAACCCTTAGTTGGAGGGAAATCCCTGCAACTGGTAAATGCCGTGGGGAAAGATGTTCCCTTGGTGGATGCCGATGAAAACCGCGTCCAGCAGATTTTACATAATTTAGTCGGGAATGCCATCAAATATACAGATTCCGGGACCGTGGAAGTTTCGGCAACGGTGTTGTCGGGACAAGAAGGACTGATGACCGAAGACGAGGACGGAGACACAGAGGATGGGGGATGGAGTCGTGTGAGATATCCCCGTTCCATCCTCCAGGGCAAAGTGACTCGTCCGGCAATGAATCCGGAAACCGAACATTTATATTTAGCAATTACCGTATCGGATACGGGGATTGGGATTACCCAAAGTAAGTTAAGTCAGATTTTTGAACTGTTTGAGCAAAGGGATGGGACCTCACTCCGCGCTTATGGGTCTGTGGGGTTAGGATTGTCCATCGCCAAGCAACTGGTGGAACTCCATGAGGGGAAAATCTGGGTGGAGTCTGGAGTGGGAGAAGGGTCTCGGTTTACCTTTACCCTCCCCATCTCGGCGGACCAGGTTCAGACCCCAGAAATTCCCATGCCTGAACCCTCCGAACCCGTTGTCAAGGAAGAAGAGATGGCAGCGATCGCCTTACCGATCGCCCCGGTGGAAGGGTGGCGGACCCGCAGTAATGGCGAGTTCCAAATTTTAATCGTGGATGATGAACCGATTAATTTACAAGTGCTGGTCAATCATTTATCTTTAGAAAATTATGCGATCGCCACGGCAAGTAATGGACCCGAAGCCTTAGCTGAACTAGAAAATGGCTTGCGACCCGATTTGATTTTGCTAGATGTGATGATGCCGAAAATGACCGGCTATGAAGTCTGTCAGCGGATTCGCGAAAAGTTCCCCGCTAATGAGTTACCTGTGGTGTTGTTAACCGCCCGAAATCAAGCCTCGGACATGATGGAAGCCTTTGGATCCGGGGCCAATGATTATCTGACTAAACCCATCTCTAAAAATGAGCTGTTGGCGCGGATTAAAATGCACATCCAACTGTCTAAAATTAACTTGGCTTATGCCCGGTTTGTGCCGCGAGAGTTTATCCAGTTCCTCGGCTATGACACCATTTTGGATGTGCAACTGGGGGATCAAGTTCAGAAAGATATGACGATTCTGTTCTCCGATATTCGTTCCTTTACCACCCTCTCAGAACGGATGTCTCCTCGGGAGAACTTTAACTTTATTAACTCTTATTTGAGTCGAGTGGGTCCGGTGATTAGGAATCATCATGGGTTTATTGATAAATATATCGGCGATGCGGTGATGGCGCTATTTCCCGATACCGCAGAAGATGCCATGCGGGCGGCGATCGAGATGCAAAAACAGGTGATGATTTACAACGTGCATCGCCAAAAGAGCGGCTATATGCCGATCGCCATTGGGATTGGCTTACATACGGGCAGCTTGATGCTGGGGACCATTGGGGAAGAACAACGCATGGAAACCACGGTGATTTCTGATGCAGTGAATTTGGCCTCTCGGATGGAAGGACTGACGAAATTGTATGGTGCTTCTATCGTGATTAGCGGCCAAACCTTGATTCATTTAGATGACCCCACCAAGTACAACTATCGGTTTTTAGGAAAAGTTCAAGTTAAGGGCAAAAAAGACTCGGTGGCGGTGTTTGAAGTGCTAGATTGCTATCCTCAAAGTTTGATTGAAACTAAGCTAGGTTCTCGGACTAAATTTGAGCGCGGAATTGTTTTATATCAAGGAGAAAAATTTGCAGAAGCCCATCAATTGTTTAAGAAAGTATTAGAAAATAATCCCCAAGACCAAGCGGCGCGGTTCTATGTGGAGCGTTGCGAGTATTTCTTGAGACATGGCATCTCGAAAGTCTGGGAGGGGTTAGATCCGCTGAATGTCAATGAAAAATTATAATCCTGCTTTTTACAGTACCCGCCCGGATTTTTGGGAATGACCTTGTAGAGTGAGCCAGACAGGGGGATGGAAAGGCTCAGTTCTGAGGATGCCTTAAGACTGAGCGCTAGGGGACCACAAACCGGGTTTCTCACCCCGATTGACGGCTAATTGCTCCAGAGGGTCGGAAGAAAAGCGGTTTCTAACCTTTGGGGTAGGAGTTCGGCCATTTTTAGGGGAGGTAACCCACCAGAGTTCAAGTGACGGGGAGATGATTCCCTTTGATTTAGCCGATGAGGGGGGTTAATTTTATATTGTTAGGTTTGGGGAATTTCCATTTTTGGTACAATAAAGGTAGAGTTCCGTAAGCGTGGTTAATTTGTGGGCGAAGACTGTGCCACATCCCGTCCTGTCCTCAGTGGCGAGTCGAAGTGCGATCGCCTCAGACCGGATCAGATGGGGCGGTGAAAAACCAATGGATTACCGGCACTGGCGTCAAGGTTATCCCGGGTAGAGGGTGGTAGGATCCCTCTCCAGGAGGAGTGTGAACGCAACGGGACAATCCATTGTCAAAACTGTCACTCTATTCCTCCAATTTTGGATGTAAACAAGGGCAAAATTAAGGGAGTTGGATTGAGGAGGACTGCAAGGGCGAGGACGCCGAAAGGTGTAAAAGCCTTCCCTGAAGCGACAGGCTTCCTCCACCGGAGGAAGCCTAAAAAAATCAGTGAATTTGCCGATTTTTTTTCCTGAATTCGAGTATTTCTAGGTCTTAACCCCGGGCAGATGAAAAATCCTGACCTTGGGAAAGATAATCAGAAATAGCAACTTAAGTAACCATAAAAAAGTCGAGGAATAAAAGAGGGTGCGTAACCTATCCCAGGAGATGATTGAGATGATGAATACCAAACTGATGAATGCCAAAGTGTTAAGTCTATTATTCGCCCTGCCCGTTCTGGTCACGACTGGCACCAATACCTTCGCTAGAGATGGAATGTTAAAGTCTGCTGACCCTGAACTTTTGTTATGGCAGCAACCGAATTCTGAGGTGACTCAGGATGAACCTAGGTCACTGGAACTATTGGTGGCAGCTAGGGGAGAACAACCGGGAAAATGCGAGTTATTAGGGATTTGCAAATAAGATCCGAGTCACTGGATCACGGTTGATTCATTCAGGGATAATTCATCGCTTCACCAGGAAGGGTAGAAATTTGAGCAGGAACCTAGGAAATAGGGATAACCCGGGGCGGACTCGTACCCTGAATAAGTGTTCGCAGGACTAGGGCAAAATGGCGGCAGTTTTCCAGATGCAGAAACCTCGGAAATAGACAGTAAGGGGTGAGTGCGCCGTCCGGGGTGTAGACAAGACGATCTAATCCCGTTTAAATTGAGTTGAGAGCAATAAAAGCATCCCGGTCTCTCGGGATCAAAAAATTGAAGGGACCTCTATTAGAAGACTGGTACGACTGCTCTTTTGAGGAAATAGAAGGCAAGTGGTGGCGTGGAAGAAAGCCTCTACAGCTTGCATCCCAGGTGCAAAGAACTGAATCTGAATACCCGAAACTGGGAGTCCCTGTGACCAACGGAGACTGGACAGAGGGGAAACCCCGCAAGGCAGGGGTTGAGGATTATAACCCGTCACATCAGAAACCGGGGTGTCTGGTCCAGATTTGTGACGACTAGGTAGAGATTTTATGAGGAAACCCGATAGTCTGGCCGCTGTACCCATACCCCAATGGGGTGGGTTTCTGCCCAGGAGTACGGCGAAGTAACTAGGGTAGGGGCGGTCTTCCGGTCGAAAAATCCCTGATGGGAAAAAAACCGATTTGCTGTTAATCTTAGAAGTGTTGACGTTTTCGGTTTTTCTTTCAGGGGATTAGTGGCTTCTACCCAGTTCAAAAACCAAGGGCAAGGGTGATGGAAATTAATTTGAGAAAATTTTATCAAGCGTGTAACCCCAGTAAGACGTTATCCATTGGAAATCCGGAGGATAGACCGTATTATATTGATTTCTCCGGGGTCCGAGGGGGTAAAATTATTGAGGAGTTGGGCAGAACCATTACCCGATTGTCTCCGGATGTTCCCACTTGTCAGTTATTTACGGGACATATTGGCTGTGGAAAATCCACGGAGTTGTTACGGTTAAAGTCTCAATTGGAAGAGGCAGAATTTCATGTGGTGTATTTTGAGTCCTCTCGGGACTTGGAAATGGCCGATGTGGATATTTCTGATATTTTGCTGGCGATCGCCAGACAGGTGACGGAAAATTTGGCAGTCAGTGGAATTCCGCTGACCTCTAGCTATTTTACTAAGTTGTTTAAAGAAATTACTGAGGTCTGGCAAGCGCCCATTGATATTGATCCCACGGCAGATTTAGCCATTTCTATTGCTCAAATTACCAGCCAAGCGAAAGAAAGTCCTAAACTGCGAACGCAGTTACGGCAATATTTAGAACCGCGTACCAGTGGGATTTTACAATCGATTAATGAGGATATTCTCTCGGCGGCAACTCAGGAGTTGCAACGGCGGGAGAAACGGGGGTTAGTTGTGATTGTGGATAACCTCGATCGCGTGGATAATCGCCCCTTACCTTCTGGGCGATCGCAAACGGAATATTTATTCGTTGATCGCGGTGAACAACTTCGCAAGCTTAAATGTCATTTAGTTTATACGATTCCTCTGTCTTTAATGTTTTCCCATGAATCCGAAGCGCTCAAAAGCCGATTGGGGGCAGGGGTTGCCCCGAAAGTGCTGCCAATGGTGCCTGTGCGATCGCGCGATGGGCAAGACTTTCAGGAAGGGTTAGAGTTACTCCGGCAAATGGTCCTGGCCCGGGCATTTCCCGAACTGACCCCCCCAGAACGCCTAGACTTCATTACCCAAGTCTTTGATAGTGCGGAAACCTTAGACCGCTTGTGCCGGATTAGTGGCGGCCATGTGCGAAATTTATTGGGGTTGATCTATCGGTGTTTACAACAAGAAGACCCGCCTTTTGGTCGAGAAACGATTGAAACTGTCATTTCGGAACGGCGGAACGACTTGGTACTGGCGATCGCCCCGACGGATTGGGAACTACTCAATCAAGTACATGAGACCAAAAATGTTAGAGGCGAGGCCGCCTATCAACATTTATTGCGAAGTATGTTCGTGTTTGAATACCGCGATCGCGACTCCGGTCGTTGGTTTGATATTAACCCCATTTTGGCAGAAGCCCAATCCAAAAAAGAAGCCCTCTCTTCGTCTTTTCCCCTGCCTAAAATCCCGAGTCGAGTACCCAAGACCCACGATGACGGTTGAACCATGATGAATCTACAGTATGACGACGCCGAACTCAGGCGCAATGAACAATCTTTAAAGGTTTTACACCGGGCAATTTCCTTTTCTCAAGGGCAGTTTTCCTTGATTTTGGCGCGGTGTAACTATGCTAGTTTGCGCGATCGCGTGACCGCAGACCTACATGATTCCGTCTCTGTAGATATTCGAGAACTTCATCTGTCCACTTCTGTGCGGACGCTGTACAAAACCATCCAAGATGAAATTGGCACCGAACAACCCGAGGCATTAATGGTCTTTGGACTCGAATCGGTCAGTGATTTGGATCGCCTGTTTATGGCGGCCAATCAGGTTCGAGAAGAGTTTAGAAAGCACTTTCCCTTTCCGATTGTCTTTTGGGTGGATGACCGGGTTTTAAAAAGCTTTATTCGGGTGGCCCCGGACTTTGAAAGTTGGGCCACCAGTACGGAGTTTTCTCTCTCCACAACGGCGGCGATCGAGACGATCGCCATCAGTGTCGATCGGGTATTCTCCGAGGTGGTGGAACGGGGTTCCCTCAACTTTATTCCCAACTCCACGATTCTCGGGGCTCGCAACTGCCTAGAATTGGGATTTGCCAAACAAGAATTAAGCGATCGCCAGGTGCAGTTGCTGCCAGAATTGGAAGCGAGTTTACAGTTTGTGCTAGGTCGCGATGATTATGCCAGCGATCGTCTGGATTTGGCCTTAAAATGCTATCACCAAAGCTTGGCCTTTTGGCAAAAACAAATCCCCAGTTCCTCCCACTCCAACGGCGAGAAAGACTCGATTGCCCGGGGCGATCGCCAGCCCATGCCCTTCATTCCCATGACTTCTGACCCCTCTCCCCTGATTTGGGAGATGCCACCCTTGCGCTATTACTTGCAACAGGGGGTGGTGTTGTTTCACATCGGACTTTGTTACTGTCGTCAGGCACAACTGGATCAACCCCAGGAACAGCAGCATTTACAAGAGGCCCGATATTATTTAGAAGAATGTGTGCGCGTCTTTGAGGAGTCCAGACATCAGGAATTAGTCGCCAAGTTTATCGGACAACTGGGTGAGATTTTGCAGCGGTTACAGGCATGGGATGCGTTATCGATTGTTGCCAAAAAATCGATAACTTTGCATCAGCATTGCAAACCCCAGGAGTTGGCCCGGGATTATGGATTTTTGGCCGAGGTGGCGTTGCAGCAGTCCCAGTGGGAAAAAGCGCGGAATTTTGCCGAACGCGCCCTAGAGGTCCTCTCCCATGCCCCCGATGTGCTGATTCCCCGGCCTGATGGGTTATATTTACTGCTGTTGGCCCGGGCTTTTGCTCACCTCGGTCAGGGGGAACAGGCGATCGCTCACTTGCACCGGGCCGAACATCTGACCGATCCGCAGTATGACTTACAGTTATAT harbors:
- a CDS encoding AAA family ATPase, translating into MTISLKGYTIIEKIYEGVNTIVYRAQRELDDQRVILKLLKAEYPTPEELAKLHHEYEITRNLNSSGIIKVYALETFEYNQLALVLEDMGGVSLKHYLTGIRLNLKEFLQIAIQLTEILGEIHNAHIIHRDLHPLNIIIQGKTQQVKITDFSISIGQKGINPGAIEGTLPYMSPEQTGRMNRELDYRSDFYSLGVTFYEMLLGELPFKGTDPMEIVHAHLAKNPRPLTEVKPEIPRVVSNIVMKLLAKNPEDRYQSAYGLKGDLVTCLTQLNETGKIAKFALGTADLSGELLVSEKLYGRDRELALLQEAYWRIRRQAPVISAISGPDKTGELPSSSCEIVLISGYSGVGKSALLQAMPQPLNRQTGYFISGKFERYRSNIPYGGLIEAFEQLIRLILSESEDRITAWREQILLQLGQNGQVIIDLIPEVELIIGKQPPVPVLPPSESQNRLSVVFQKFLSVFTTQDHPLVLFLDDLHWADAASMTLLQAIVSASDRQCLLLIGAYPENEIDSPRHPLLQMIRRFQQSGVRITPIALEPLNIECLNQLIADTLSCPTVRSRPLAELVYQKTHGNPFFVRMLLKSLIQDNLLVCNLSAGRWEWDLPRIEQLSITDNVVDLMVNKIQQLPESTQNALQVAACIGNIFYIDILALVNEKSLSATATDLQEAVQQGLILPIANTYKIPLIFGHEEPVALPVDNLVVAYQFLHDRVAQVAYSLISEERKQQVHLKVGKLLLKHCTAEEREEKLFEIVNHLNIGLSLIASQSENSKIAHLNFLAGQKAKTTMAYENAVKYLSKSLQLLPEDTWISRYEFTLNLYNELIEAEYLVANYARANHLAQDALKNTRTLLEKIDIYEKKIQSYVSQNQMEKAINTGGMVLQLLGITLPKQPNQFHRIWGAIRTKWILKNKTLEDLAALPHISNPQQLAAMRILVAMTPAAYVSSVNMLHLVVYTMIDLCVKHGNSVLSAFAYGFYGVLLYGSWSDIKGGDRSGELALRLLEQFDDKTMKAKVGDLVYAHIKHAKISLQDTIDPLKNAFNAGLETGDIEWAGHAALHYCNHNLFRGEPLEAVAAESDHYIAWMVQLKLDFHVHYARIWRQFILNLQGELPNPCLLSGESFEEETLLPTLIESNNTMSVFAAYLAKTILCYLFGEYEQAVYYAALAENYQQGVVGLVSVNEHNFYQSLALLALYPQGTPVQKIKALARVQLAQRQMKRWALHAPQNYRHKYELVEAEKARVLGRKVAAMTHYDRAIKSARKYGYIHEAAIACERAGEFYQQLNLDKITSTYITEAYYAYLRWGATRKVSDLDAAYSHSIARGSLEGQGGGGVMSTTTTISTTTGSHAGLLDLTAFVKASAAINGEIVLDNLLTKLMKIVMENAGAETISLILETQNKLYIEATGTTHETEVMIGQHIPVENSSRLPLTIINYVARTQESVVIKEAIAEERFIHDQYIIDYQPQSILCAPIVHQGKLIGILYLENNITTGAFTPDRLEVLKLLSSQAAISIENARLYTNLLTSSEELETKNRALQDLDDLKDEFLASTSHELCTPLNGIIGITESMLDGATGDLSELQRANLSLVVSSGQTLAQLVQDLLDFSKLKHKNIQLDLKPLGMREITNVVLTICQPLVGGKSLQLVNAVGKDVPLVDADENRVQQILHNLVGNAIKYTDSGTVEVSATVLSGQEGLMTEDEDGDTEDGGWSRVRYPRSILQGKVTRPAMNPETEHLYLAITVSDTGIGITQSKLSQIFELFEQRDGTSLRAYGSVGLGLSIAKQLVELHEGKIWVESGVGEGSRFTFTLPISADQVQTPEIPMPEPSEPVVKEEEMAAIALPIAPVEGWRTRSNGEFQILIVDDEPINLQVLVNHLSLENYAIATASNGPEALAELENGLRPDLILLDVMMPKMTGYEVCQRIREKFPANELPVVLLTARNQASDMMEAFGSGANDYLTKPISKNELLARIKMHIQLSKINLAYARFVPREFIQFLGYDTILDVQLGDQVQKDMTILFSDIRSFTTLSERMSPRENFNFINSYLSRVGPVIRNHHGFIDKYIGDAVMALFPDTAEDAMRAAIEMQKQVMIYNVHRQKSGYMPIAIGIGLHTGSLMLGTIGEEQRMETTVISDAVNLASRMEGLTKLYGASIVISGQTLIHLDDPTKYNYRFLGKVQVKGKKDSVAVFEVLDCYPQSLIETKLGSRTKFERGIVLYQGEKFAEAHQLFKKVLENNPQDQAARFYVERCEYFLRHGISKVWEGLDPLNVNEKL